The following are from one region of the Arachis duranensis cultivar V14167 chromosome 10, aradu.V14167.gnm2.J7QH, whole genome shotgun sequence genome:
- the LOC107471653 gene encoding probable pectinesterase 29, whose product MTMLLFLVRWWSCVFVLRNSGVVNAQYYRTVGDKILPFSKIIVDSLGHGNFSTIQSAIDSVPSNNKYWVSINVKPGIYREKVTIPIDKPYIILKGSEKMRTWVEWDDHNTTAQSPTFQSMADNIVVKSISFRVTNHLYLINYIILCLFLFHLLNIINIYNNSINKNSRVPALAALISGDKSYFYNALISGDKSYFYKVRFFGLQDTLWDNQGKHYYKFCTIQGAVDFIFGAGQSLFERCNINVIGRALGEGFVGYITAQGRERPKDSNGFVFKNCSISGDGSTFLGRPWRPYARVFFYSTNMTNIIQPAGWDLWNSSQNE is encoded by the exons ATGACGATGCTGTTATTTCTTGTTCGTTGGTGGAGTTGTGTGTTTGTGCTGCGAAATTCAGGAGTTGTTAATGCTCAGTATTACCGAACTGTTGGAGATAAAATCCTTCCATTCAgcaaaattattgttgattctTTGGGACATGGCAACTTTTCTACAATTCAATCTGCCATTGATTCTGTCCCTTCCAACAATAAGTATTGGGTTTCAATCAATGTCAAGCCTGGTATTTACAG GGAGAAAGTGACGATTCCAATTGATAAACCTTACATAATATTGAAGGGAAGTGAAAAGATGAGAACTTGGGTTGAATGGGATGACCATAATACAACTGCTCAGAGCCCCACGTTCCAATCCATGGCTGATAATATCGTCGTCAAATCCATTTCTTTTAGAGTAACTAaccatttatatttaattaattatatcattCTCTGCCTATTTTTATTTCATctcttaaatattatt AATATATACaacaattcaataaataaaaattccagGGTTCCTGCATTAGCTGCACTAATAAGTGGAGACAAGTCTTACTTTTATAATGCACTAATAAGTGGAGACAAGTCTTACTTTTATAAAGTTAGATTTTTTGGATTGCAAGATACTTTATGGGACAATCAAGGAAAACATTATTACAAATTTTGTACTATTCAAGGTGCTGTTGATTTTATCTTTGGTGCCGGCCAGTCATTGTTTGAG AGGTGTAACATAAATGTGATTGGAAGGGCATTAGGCGAAGGGTTTGTAGGATATATAACAGCACAAGGAAGAGAACGTCCAAAAGATTCAAATGGGTTTGTATTCAAGAATTGTAGTATCTCTGGAGATGGTTCTACTTTTTTGGGAAGACCTTGGAGACCTTATGCTAGAGTTTTCTTCTACAGTACAAATATGACCAACATTATTCAACCTGCTGGTTGGGATCTGTGGAATTCCTCTCAAAATGAGTAA
- the LOC107471952 gene encoding uncharacterized protein At5g39865, with the protein MSRFPYFNRSNTVHTAYSKSPQISYTLDRSGSLSDISDDSAKSKSSSNSSSMRGRMVKKICGLFETQSKSSSIAKSATEESVQSSKAKQGNSKLMKVDSDLGTPFRLPDADDRVVVYFTSLRGVRRTFEDCSAVRMILKGFRIWIDERDVSMDAEYRKELQCALGEKNVTLPQVFVRGKYIGGADVIRHLFEVGELGKILEGFPKTKPGFVCESCADLRFAPCWHCSGSRKVFDEDEGLLKRCLECNENGLIRCPNCCS; encoded by the coding sequence ATGTCGAGGTTTCCGTATTTCAACCGTTCCAACACGGTTCATACGGCGTACTCAAAATCGCCGCAGATATCCTACACACTTGATCGTTCTGGTTCCCTTAGCGATATATCGGATGATTCTGCGAAATCGAAATCCAGTTCCAATTCGAGTTCGATGCGCGGAAGgatggttaagaagatatgcgGCCTCTTTGAAACGCAATCGAAATCTTCGTCAATTGCAAAATCAGCAACTGAAGAATCAGTCCAATCGTCTAAGGCGAAACAAGGGAATTCGAAATTGATGAAGGTTGACTCGGATTTGGGGACTCCGTTCAGGTTACCGGATGCGGACGACCGAGTGGTGGTGTATTTCACGAGCCTGAGAGGGGTAAGGAGAACGTTTGAGGATTGCAGCGCGGTTCGGATGATCCTTAAGGGATTCAGGATATGGATCGACGAAAGGGATGTTTCGATGGACGCGGAATATAGGAAGGAGTTGCAGTGTGCTCTTGGGGAGAAGAATGTGACCCTCCCTCAGGTTTTTGTGAGAGGAAAGTATATTGGAGGAGCTGATGTGATCAGACACTTGTTTGAGGTCGGCGAGCTAGGGAAGATTCTTGAAGGGTTCCCCAAGACGAAGCCCGGTTTTGTCTGCGAGAGTTGCGCCGATTTGAGATTCGCACCTTGTTGGCATTGCAGTGGGAGCAGGAAGGTGTTTGATGAGGATGAGGGGTTGCTCAAGAGATGCTTGGAGTGTAATGAGAATGGACTCATTAGGTGCCCTAATTGCTGTTCCTGA
- the LOC107471990 gene encoding probable ADP-ribosylation factor GTPase-activating protein AGD11 isoform X1 — protein MAVRQGNSEGNGVSGSTGACLFDLFCSETPSLNSQSQRSQWLPHVTPQERLDNLMRQAGNRFCADCGSSDPKWASSSLGVFICIQCSGIHRSLGVHISKVLSLKLDDWTDEQVDELVKLGGNTVINKRYEACVPNNIKKPKPHSSIEERADYIRRKYELLQFLDTEKNLQCSFPLSPQRYLTCSPSNAASCGFQMDKRHYEKQTTKARIGTALRHSWGRKESEHKISKKSTSLAGMVQFVGLIKVNVVKGTNLAVRDVVTSDPYVMLSLGHQSVKTRVIKNNLNPVWNESLMLSIPEHVPPLKVVVYDKDTFSTDDFMGEAEIDIQPLVTAAKAYEKSSINESMQLGKWVASGENTLVKDGIITLEEGKVKQEIQLRLQKVERGVLDIELECLPLTQ, from the exons ATGGCTGTACGGCAGGGAAATTCTGAAGGTAACGGTGTCTCAG GGTCAACAGGAGCTTGCCTTTTTGATCTCTTCTGCTCTGAAACACCAAGTTTGAATTCCCAAAGTCAAAGAAGCCAATGGCTACCTCATG TAACTCCACAAGAAAGGCTCGACAATCTGATGCGTCAAGCGGGGAACAGGTTCTGTGCCGATTGCGGATCATCAGATCCAAAATGGGC GTCTTCAAGTCTTGGAGTATTTATTTGCATCCAATGTTCTGGCATACATAGAAGCCTAGGAGTCCATATATCGAAG GTTCTATCGCTGAAACTAGATGACTGGACAGACGAACAAGTTGATGAATTGGTGAAATTGGGTGGAAATACAGTAATCAATAAGAGGTATGAAGCTTGTGTCCCAAATAACATTAAAAAACCAAAACCGCATTCTTCCATCGAAGAGCGTGCAGATTATATCAG AAGAAAATACGAACTTCTACAGTTTTTGGATACGGAGAAAAATTTGCAATGCTCCTTTCCACTATCTCCACAAAGATATTTAACATGCTCCCCAAGCAACGCTGCTTCCTGTGGGTTTCAAATGGACAAAAGACATTACGAAAAGCAAACAACTAAAGCTCGTATTGGGACTGCACTCCGACACAGCTGGGGAAGAAAGGAATCCGAGCATAAGATTTCAAAGAAGAGTACTTCGTTG GCAGGTATGGTTCAATTTGTTGGGTTGATCAAGGTTAATGTCGTTAAAGGAACTAACCTGGCTGTCCGGGATGTTGTGACTAGCGACCCTTATGTCATGCTTTCTCTTGGTCACCAA TCGGTGAAGACTCGTGTCATAAAGAACAACTTGAATCCAGTTTGGAATGAAAGCTTAATGCTCTCGATTCCAGAGCACGTTCCTCCTCTTAAAGTG GTTGTGTATGACAAGGATACTTTCTCGACCGATGATTTTATGGGCGAGGCTGAAATAGACATTCAACCTCTAGTAACTGCTGCAAAGGCATACGAGAAATCTTCGATCAACGAGTCAATGCAGCTCGGAAAATGGGTAGCAAGCGGCGAAAACACTCTTGTTAAAGATGGTATCATCACCCTAGAAGAAGGGAAGGTCAAACAAGAGATACAGTTGAGGTTACAGAAGGTTGAGCGAGGAGTTTTAGACATTGAGCTTGAATGTCTTCCTCTTACTCAATAG
- the LOC107471990 gene encoding probable ADP-ribosylation factor GTPase-activating protein AGD11 isoform X2 has protein sequence MAVRQGNSEGSTGACLFDLFCSETPSLNSQSQRSQWLPHVTPQERLDNLMRQAGNRFCADCGSSDPKWASSSLGVFICIQCSGIHRSLGVHISKVLSLKLDDWTDEQVDELVKLGGNTVINKRYEACVPNNIKKPKPHSSIEERADYIRRKYELLQFLDTEKNLQCSFPLSPQRYLTCSPSNAASCGFQMDKRHYEKQTTKARIGTALRHSWGRKESEHKISKKSTSLAGMVQFVGLIKVNVVKGTNLAVRDVVTSDPYVMLSLGHQSVKTRVIKNNLNPVWNESLMLSIPEHVPPLKVVVYDKDTFSTDDFMGEAEIDIQPLVTAAKAYEKSSINESMQLGKWVASGENTLVKDGIITLEEGKVKQEIQLRLQKVERGVLDIELECLPLTQ, from the exons ATGGCTGTACGGCAGGGAAATTCTGAAG GGTCAACAGGAGCTTGCCTTTTTGATCTCTTCTGCTCTGAAACACCAAGTTTGAATTCCCAAAGTCAAAGAAGCCAATGGCTACCTCATG TAACTCCACAAGAAAGGCTCGACAATCTGATGCGTCAAGCGGGGAACAGGTTCTGTGCCGATTGCGGATCATCAGATCCAAAATGGGC GTCTTCAAGTCTTGGAGTATTTATTTGCATCCAATGTTCTGGCATACATAGAAGCCTAGGAGTCCATATATCGAAG GTTCTATCGCTGAAACTAGATGACTGGACAGACGAACAAGTTGATGAATTGGTGAAATTGGGTGGAAATACAGTAATCAATAAGAGGTATGAAGCTTGTGTCCCAAATAACATTAAAAAACCAAAACCGCATTCTTCCATCGAAGAGCGTGCAGATTATATCAG AAGAAAATACGAACTTCTACAGTTTTTGGATACGGAGAAAAATTTGCAATGCTCCTTTCCACTATCTCCACAAAGATATTTAACATGCTCCCCAAGCAACGCTGCTTCCTGTGGGTTTCAAATGGACAAAAGACATTACGAAAAGCAAACAACTAAAGCTCGTATTGGGACTGCACTCCGACACAGCTGGGGAAGAAAGGAATCCGAGCATAAGATTTCAAAGAAGAGTACTTCGTTG GCAGGTATGGTTCAATTTGTTGGGTTGATCAAGGTTAATGTCGTTAAAGGAACTAACCTGGCTGTCCGGGATGTTGTGACTAGCGACCCTTATGTCATGCTTTCTCTTGGTCACCAA TCGGTGAAGACTCGTGTCATAAAGAACAACTTGAATCCAGTTTGGAATGAAAGCTTAATGCTCTCGATTCCAGAGCACGTTCCTCCTCTTAAAGTG GTTGTGTATGACAAGGATACTTTCTCGACCGATGATTTTATGGGCGAGGCTGAAATAGACATTCAACCTCTAGTAACTGCTGCAAAGGCATACGAGAAATCTTCGATCAACGAGTCAATGCAGCTCGGAAAATGGGTAGCAAGCGGCGAAAACACTCTTGTTAAAGATGGTATCATCACCCTAGAAGAAGGGAAGGTCAAACAAGAGATACAGTTGAGGTTACAGAAGGTTGAGCGAGGAGTTTTAGACATTGAGCTTGAATGTCTTCCTCTTACTCAATAG